Part of the Bacillus cabrialesii genome is shown below.
AACCGTCAGCGCATTCCAACCGCCGCTTGCCAGGATGTTTGTGCCTTCAAGAGGATCAACCGCGACATCGACGCGCGGGCCGTACCCGTTCCCGAGCTTTTCCCCGATATACAGCATCGGCGCTTCGTCCATTTCGCCTTCACCGATCACAACGGTTCCTTTCATTGGAACTGTATCAAAAACATCTCTCATTGCGCTTGTCGCCGCTTCATCAGCCTCGTCTTTTTTCCCCCGGCCCATCCATCTTGCAGATGCCAATGCCGCAGCTTCGGTCACACGTACCAATTCCATAGATAAACTTCTTTCCATTTCAACACGATCTCCTCTCACAAGAAACCATTATGAATTTTGAAGCTGTTCTATTTCTTCGTCAGTCATTCTTTCACGCCAGATTGTCGCTCCAAGCCCCTCAAGCTTCTTCTCAAGGCTGCTGTATCCGCGGTCAATATGCTCCAGACCCGTAATTTCCGTGACGCCGTCAGCCATCAGGCCTGCTACCACCAGACAGGCTCCGGCACGCAGATCGCTCGCCTTCACTTTTGCGCCTTGAAGCTCGACAGGACCTGTGATGATGGCAGATCTGCCTTCTACTTTCATATTGGCACCCATTCGTCTCAGCTCATCAATGTGCTTGAATCTTGCCGAGTAAATGGTGTCTGTGACGACACTTGTTCCTTTTGCCCTTGTCAGCAGCGCCGTCATCGGCTGCTGCAAATCAGTCGGAAATCCCGGGTATACAAGGGTTTTGACATCAACCGGCTTTAAATGCTTCTGTCCGCCGACAATGAGAAGCTGGTCGTCGCTTGTTTCGATATGATAGCCCATTTCTCTCAGCTTTGCCGTTAACGATTCAAGATGAGTCGGAATCACATTATCGATAATGACTTCCTTGCCCATTGCAGCCCCTGCAATCATAAATGTCCCGGCCTCAATTCTGTCCGGAATGATCGTATGCTTGCAGCCGTGCAGTTCCTTCACGCCGTCAATTCGGATCACAT
Proteins encoded:
- a CDS encoding UDP-N-acetylglucosamine 1-carboxyvinyltransferase, coding for MEKLNIAGGDSLNGTVHISGAKNSAVALIPATILANSEVTIEGLPEISDIETLRDLLKEIGGNVHFENGEMVVDPTSMISMPLPNGKVKKLRASYYLMGAMLGRFKQAVIGLPGGCHLGPRPIDQHIKGFEALGAEVTNEQGAIYLRAERLRGARIYLDVVSVGATINIMLAAVLAEGKTIIENAAKEPEIIDVATLLTSMGAKIKGAGTNVIRIDGVKELHGCKHTIIPDRIEAGTFMIAGAAMGKEVIIDNVIPTHLESLTAKLREMGYHIETSDDQLLIVGGQKHLKPVDVKTLVYPGFPTDLQQPMTALLTRAKGTSVVTDTIYSARFKHIDELRRMGANMKVEGRSAIITGPVELQGAKVKASDLRAGACLVVAGLMADGVTEITGLEHIDRGYSSLEKKLEGLGATIWRERMTDEEIEQLQNS